The proteins below come from a single Mercenaria mercenaria strain notata chromosome 3, MADL_Memer_1, whole genome shotgun sequence genomic window:
- the LOC128555453 gene encoding scm-like with four MBT domains protein 1: MSFMTRPVFSPIESEPHQEVYLNATKWSVTDVVHYFNEKGFSESANAFKVQEIDGQSLLLLKRSDVLQGLPLKHGPALKIYNHVIKLQTTTNDGCISLEQDQVYVCAVNKCSKKHVNWNTEVYTMRCEPFGNKMQQKLYPPIQVLGI; this comes from the exons ATGTCTTTTATGACTAGACCTGTCTTTTCCCCAATAGAGAGTGAGCCACATCAGGAGGTATATCTAAATGCAACAAAGTGGTCAGTTACTGATGTAGTACACTACTTCAATGAAAAAGGTTTCAGCGAATCAGCAAACGCTTTTAAAGTACAG GAAATTGACGGTCAGTCCCTTTTGTTGCTGAAAAGATCAGACGTTCTCCAGGGTCTGCCCCTTAAACATGGTCCTGCTCTCAAGATATACAACCATGTAATCAAACTCCAGACCACAACGAATGATGGTTGTATATCTTTAGAGCAGGACCAAgtttatgtt TGTGCAGTAAACAAATGCAGTAAGAAACATGTGAACTGGAACACCGAGGTATATACAATGAGATGTGAACCATTCGGCaacaaaatgcaacaaaaattatATCCGCCTATACAAGTACTAGGTATCTGA